A window from Pokkaliibacter sp. MBI-7 encodes these proteins:
- a CDS encoding FecR domain-containing protein — MGDSSPLQGEQPTALDQAIDWMVQMQSGEVGADERHAWQRWLEASTSHRQAWEQVSQALGRTVVPLRQHHIPAQLPQQAMADTDVRGLSRRRLLGGSLMLAGLAAGSGWLLHQQQWLADLRTGVAERRRFSLPDGSKVLLDACSAVDVQFDQQRRGLYLRRGALQIQGSEDAARPLQVSTAEGQVQVLGQQLMVRQGEDQTLVLAQDQGAMVANQAGQVQWLKQGQGLWFTADRVGTPQRDLLDLAAWQHGMLVVRDRPLAEVVAALRPYRHGLLRVAPEVAGLRVLGAFPLDDSDRLLTSLAQTLPIRVSYYSDLLVMIEAA, encoded by the coding sequence ATGGGTGACAGTTCACCGCTACAGGGCGAGCAGCCAACGGCGCTGGATCAGGCCATTGACTGGATGGTGCAGATGCAGTCGGGCGAGGTTGGTGCCGACGAGCGGCATGCCTGGCAACGCTGGCTGGAGGCCTCAACGAGCCATCGTCAGGCCTGGGAGCAGGTGTCTCAGGCACTGGGGCGCACGGTGGTGCCACTGCGTCAGCACCATATTCCGGCACAGCTGCCACAGCAGGCCATGGCCGATACCGATGTGCGCGGGCTGTCACGGCGACGGCTGCTGGGAGGCAGTCTGATGCTGGCGGGACTGGCCGCTGGCAGTGGCTGGCTGCTGCATCAGCAGCAGTGGCTGGCCGATTTGCGTACCGGGGTGGCCGAGCGCCGCCGCTTCAGCCTGCCGGATGGCAGCAAGGTGCTGCTGGATGCCTGTTCGGCGGTGGATGTGCAGTTTGATCAGCAGCGGCGTGGGCTGTACTTGCGTCGTGGGGCACTGCAAATTCAGGGAAGCGAGGACGCTGCCCGACCGCTGCAGGTCAGCACGGCGGAAGGACAGGTACAGGTGCTCGGGCAGCAACTGATGGTACGTCAGGGTGAAGATCAGACACTGGTGCTGGCACAGGATCAGGGGGCCATGGTGGCCAATCAGGCCGGTCAGGTGCAATGGCTCAAGCAGGGGCAGGGCCTGTGGTTTACTGCTGACCGGGTGGGTACGCCGCAGCGCGACCTGCTGGATCTGGCGGCCTGGCAACATGGCATGCTGGTGGTACGTGACCGGCCACTGGCGGAAGTGGTGGCGGCGCTGCGGCCCTATCGACATGGCCTGCTGCGGGTCGCGCCAGAGGTAGCCGGGTTGCGTGTGCTTGGTGCCTTCCCGTTGGATGACAGTGACCGGCTGCTGACGTCGCTGGCACAGACGCTGCCGATCCGGGTGAGTTATTACAGTGATCTGCTGGTGATGATCGAGGCGGCCTGA
- a CDS encoding PepSY-associated TM helix domain-containing protein yields MSKGGAGVKKWMAQLHRWLGLTSALFLFVAGLTGAIISWDHELDEWLNGQLYDIDSHGAYQSPLALADQLEANDPRIRVSFFPLQFEPGHAAVYYVKPAVNPATGQLYELDYNQVFVNPVTGAIVGTRDWGRIALDREHLLPFLYKLHYSFQLPAFAGIDRWGYWLMGGVALIWLFDTFIAAYLTLPSRRSPPSVPAGGRAVSDNPRRFWQRWAPAWKIKWNASAFRLNYSLHLAAGLWVFSLLLILALTSVSLNLYAEVFRPLLEKVSTLTPDPFTQRRPQPLTAPIVPQLDRQAILADARQLARHRGWSEPAGSLFYASAWGIYGVGFFQPGDDHEGGGMRMKWLYLDGDSGAELGARVPWQGTAADIFVQLQFPLHSGRILGLPGRIIISLMGLVVAMLSLTGVIIWAKKRKARRKQARYQQQKIQTVTVSPRAATAALQPAPGAIRPRSGQAEIR; encoded by the coding sequence ATGAGCAAGGGCGGTGCAGGGGTGAAAAAGTGGATGGCGCAGCTGCATCGCTGGCTGGGGCTGACGTCGGCGCTGTTCCTGTTTGTCGCCGGGCTGACCGGCGCCATCATCTCCTGGGATCATGAGCTGGACGAATGGCTGAATGGCCAGCTGTACGATATCGACAGCCACGGTGCCTATCAGTCACCGCTGGCACTGGCGGATCAGCTGGAGGCGAACGATCCGCGTATTCGGGTGTCGTTCTTTCCGCTGCAGTTTGAGCCGGGCCATGCCGCCGTCTACTACGTCAAACCGGCAGTGAATCCGGCTACCGGCCAGCTTTACGAGCTGGATTACAATCAGGTGTTCGTCAATCCGGTGACCGGCGCCATTGTCGGCACCCGCGACTGGGGCAGGATCGCACTGGACCGCGAACACCTGCTGCCGTTTCTTTACAAGCTGCACTACAGCTTTCAGCTGCCGGCGTTTGCCGGGATTGATCGCTGGGGCTACTGGCTGATGGGCGGGGTAGCGCTGATCTGGCTGTTTGACACCTTTATCGCTGCTTACCTGACCCTGCCGTCGCGACGGTCGCCCCCTTCAGTACCGGCGGGCGGCAGGGCGGTCAGCGATAACCCCCGCCGCTTCTGGCAGCGCTGGGCACCGGCGTGGAAGATCAAATGGAACGCCAGCGCCTTCCGGCTCAATTACAGCCTGCATCTGGCGGCGGGGCTGTGGGTATTCAGCCTGCTGCTGATTCTCGCCCTGACCTCGGTATCCCTGAATCTCTATGCCGAAGTGTTCCGGCCTCTGCTGGAAAAAGTCTCGACCCTGACCCCGGACCCCTTTACCCAGCGTCGACCACAGCCGCTGACCGCACCGATTGTGCCGCAGCTCGACCGGCAGGCGATTCTGGCCGATGCCCGGCAACTGGCCCGGCACAGGGGCTGGAGTGAGCCGGCGGGCAGTCTGTTCTACGCCTCGGCCTGGGGCATCTATGGCGTGGGCTTCTTCCAGCCGGGGGATGATCACGAGGGCGGTGGCATGCGGATGAAGTGGCTGTATCTGGATGGCGATAGCGGCGCTGAGCTGGGGGCCCGGGTGCCCTGGCAGGGCACAGCCGCCGATATCTTTGTGCAGCTGCAGTTCCCCCTGCATTCGGGGCGCATTCTCGGCTTGCCGGGGCGCATCATCATCTCCCTGATGGGGCTGGTGGTGGCCATGCTGTCGCTGACCGGGGTGATCATCTGGGCGAAAAAACGCAAAGCCCGGCGCAAGCAGGCCCGCTACCAGCAGCAGAAAATACAGACGGTCACCGTCAGCCCACGTGCGGCGACTGCTGCTCTTCAACCCGCACCCGGCGCGATCCGACCCCGGAGCGGTCAGGCAGAAATACGCTGA
- a CDS encoding TonB-dependent receptor — translation MTPLRHSLLQPRLLSLAIHRRLLAAAVVAMPLLAVMPVQAEEAVQSFQIAAGPLDTALNQLGQHAGILLSYRPDMTAGLQSSGLQGSYSAAAALRVLLQGSGLVAVQTGNNAFTLQPAPKTDGDDLLLPAVSITGQGVSTGGDVLPDTYAGGYVAKGGRLGVLGEQEAANVPFSVVGYTDRLIRDQQAETLAAVLDNDASVVSGFGYGNYAEKFVIRGFELNGEDVSYGGLYGVLPRQIVSTNIAERVELFKGANAFLNGVSPTGTGIGGTVNIEPKHAGDEPLPRLQLDYGNGAQTGLSADISRRFGAEQQFGVRVNALQREGDTAIDNESRRTTLASVGLDYRGERFNTSLDVGYQKQDVDAGRSVVYAGTITKVPDAPDADTNYSPGWTESQMETTFALWRGEYQLTPEWTAYAALGGNKTQEVGQYASPTVNDDDGNATLLRLGVPYRAQSLSGNLGVRGNFVTGDISHQLNLGYSGFARRTNTAYTMAWPYAATNIYDPVDIAYQPTVFADGDWDDPHVRSRVRMDGVSLSDTLGFMDDRLLLTLGGRQQWLKSANYSYAGALEGDLYQESALSPVAGVVYKPWQHISVYANHIEGLQVGDTAPTSTGLDNAGAMLDPYISRQNEVGIKLDYEHIGGSVALFEITKPSASTDTASNRYATNGKQRNRGVEVSLYGEPLSGLVLNGSATWMDPKIIASTVESNIGKDAVGVPDYRLSLGAALQVAAVDGLQLNGRVIRTGAQYLDDANNLRVDPWTRLDLGASYRMRAYAQDLTWRLTVNNVLNENYWASATGGYLTQGAPREVRVSLATEF, via the coding sequence GGTGCAGGCCGAGGAAGCCGTGCAGTCATTCCAGATTGCCGCCGGTCCGCTGGATACGGCGCTGAATCAGCTCGGCCAGCATGCCGGCATCCTGCTGTCGTACCGCCCGGACATGACGGCCGGTTTGCAGAGCAGTGGCTTGCAGGGCAGCTACAGTGCCGCGGCGGCACTGCGGGTGCTGCTGCAGGGCAGTGGGCTGGTGGCGGTGCAGACCGGCAACAACGCCTTTACCCTGCAACCTGCCCCAAAGACGGACGGTGATGACCTGCTGCTGCCGGCAGTATCCATCACCGGTCAGGGTGTCAGCACCGGCGGTGATGTGCTGCCTGATACCTATGCCGGCGGCTATGTGGCCAAAGGCGGGCGGCTGGGTGTGCTCGGTGAACAGGAGGCGGCCAATGTGCCCTTCAGTGTGGTGGGGTACACCGACAGGCTGATCCGCGACCAGCAGGCGGAAACCCTGGCGGCGGTGCTGGATAACGATGCCTCGGTGGTATCGGGTTTTGGCTATGGCAACTACGCAGAAAAATTCGTGATCCGTGGCTTTGAGCTGAATGGCGAGGATGTGTCTTACGGTGGCCTGTATGGTGTGCTGCCGCGGCAGATAGTCTCTACCAACATTGCTGAGCGGGTAGAGCTGTTCAAGGGCGCTAATGCGTTCCTCAACGGCGTGTCGCCCACCGGCACCGGTATCGGCGGTACCGTCAATATTGAACCCAAACATGCCGGCGACGAGCCGCTGCCCCGTCTGCAGCTGGATTATGGCAACGGCGCCCAGACTGGTCTGTCCGCGGATATCAGCCGCCGTTTCGGCGCCGAGCAGCAGTTCGGTGTGCGGGTCAATGCGTTGCAGCGTGAAGGCGACACCGCCATCGACAACGAATCCCGGCGCACCACTCTGGCCAGCGTCGGTCTGGATTACCGGGGTGAACGCTTCAACACCTCGCTGGATGTCGGCTATCAGAAGCAGGATGTCGATGCCGGGCGCTCGGTGGTGTATGCAGGCACTATCACCAAAGTGCCCGATGCACCGGACGCCGATACCAACTATTCGCCCGGCTGGACCGAAAGCCAGATGGAAACCACCTTCGCGCTCTGGCGCGGTGAGTATCAGCTTACTCCGGAGTGGACAGCCTATGCGGCACTGGGTGGCAACAAGACTCAGGAAGTAGGGCAGTACGCGTCGCCCACGGTCAACGATGATGACGGCAATGCCACCCTGCTGCGTCTGGGGGTGCCCTACCGGGCGCAGTCGCTGTCGGGTAATCTCGGCGTGCGGGGCAACTTCGTGACCGGTGATATCAGCCATCAGCTGAATCTGGGTTATTCCGGTTTTGCCCGGCGTACCAATACCGCCTACACCATGGCCTGGCCTTATGCGGCGACCAATATCTATGATCCGGTGGATATCGCCTATCAGCCGACGGTGTTTGCTGACGGTGACTGGGATGACCCCCATGTGCGCTCCCGGGTACGTATGGATGGGGTATCGCTGTCTGACACCCTGGGCTTTATGGATGACCGTCTGCTGCTGACGCTCGGTGGCCGTCAGCAGTGGCTCAAGTCTGCCAACTACAGTTACGCCGGAGCGCTGGAGGGTGACCTCTACCAGGAGTCTGCGCTGTCGCCGGTGGCGGGGGTGGTGTACAAGCCCTGGCAGCATATCTCGGTCTATGCCAACCATATTGAAGGGCTGCAGGTGGGGGATACCGCGCCCACATCGACAGGGCTGGATAACGCGGGTGCCATGCTGGACCCCTATATTTCCCGCCAGAATGAAGTGGGTATCAAACTGGATTACGAGCATATCGGTGGCAGCGTGGCGCTGTTTGAAATTACCAAACCCTCTGCCTCGACTGACACGGCATCGAATCGGTATGCCACCAATGGCAAACAGCGTAATCGCGGGGTGGAGGTCAGCCTGTACGGCGAACCGCTGTCCGGGCTGGTGCTGAATGGCAGTGCGACCTGGATGGATCCGAAGATTATCGCCTCCACCGTGGAGAGCAATATCGGCAAGGATGCCGTGGGCGTGCCTGATTATCGCCTCAGCCTCGGTGCCGCACTGCAGGTGGCGGCGGTGGACGGGCTGCAGCTGAATGGCCGGGTGATCCGTACCGGTGCGCAGTATCTCGACGATGCCAACAACCTCCGGGTTGACCCCTGGACCCGGCTTGATCTGGGTGCCAGCTACCGCATGCGCGCCTATGCGCAGGACCTGACCTGGCGCCTGACCGTCAACAACGTGCTGAATGAGAACTACTGGGCCTCGGCGACCGGCGGCTATCTGACGCAGGGGGCGCCGCGGGAAGTCAGGGTGTCGCTGGCCACCGAGTTTTAA
- a CDS encoding methyl-accepting chemotaxis protein, with protein MFLNASLRMKTLMLMAGSLLLMLLVALATVNSLSNTIRSYRTLLEHPVAAANLINEANLQFKGQVQEWKDVLLRGANPDDQHKYWGQFEKAEATVQSTLKKISQLDIDTATQAEISQLIQQHQQLALRYRSSREAYLAANMDPTAGDRSARGIDREFSSHLLQLSDSLNQHALASGEQLNAAADKTMWAGLLVLCVAAVVIGLLSQWLVNRSLVNPITHLITQIDKLSEGRLGAPITVQRQDELGTLARAANQLRSFLEETFTRLQHSTAELDRASGELNTIATRMAKGSHDQFDRTDQVATAMQEMSASSAEVAKHAGDAAHAADEAEHNAQEGGQVMQETIRAMEDMLVQINHTSEVIRRLEGESTRIGKVLDVIQGIAEQTNLLALNAAIEAARAGDTGRGFAVVADEVRTLAQRTAESTAEIQQIIHNVQHGAEEASRAIGSGQSRSELGMQHVNRAGDRLQQITLAIESIRDMNRQIATAAEQQTSVAEDISRNITQITDIASANQEEVNNTARASKNLHLLSGELHALTQRISA; from the coding sequence ATGTTCCTTAATGCTTCTCTGCGCATGAAAACCCTCATGCTGATGGCGGGCAGCCTGCTGCTGATGCTGCTGGTGGCGCTGGCCACGGTCAACTCGCTGTCCAATACCATTCGCAGCTACCGCACCCTGCTGGAACATCCGGTGGCGGCGGCCAATCTGATCAACGAGGCCAATCTGCAGTTCAAGGGGCAGGTGCAGGAATGGAAGGACGTGCTGCTGCGCGGCGCCAATCCTGATGATCAGCACAAGTACTGGGGCCAGTTCGAGAAAGCCGAAGCCACGGTACAAAGCACCCTGAAAAAGATCAGCCAGCTGGATATCGACACCGCCACGCAGGCGGAAATCAGCCAGCTTATCCAGCAGCATCAGCAGCTGGCATTGCGTTACCGCAGCAGCCGCGAAGCCTATCTGGCTGCCAACATGGACCCTACCGCCGGTGACCGCAGTGCCCGTGGTATCGACCGTGAGTTCAGCAGCCATCTGTTGCAGCTGTCGGACAGCCTCAACCAGCATGCCCTGGCCAGCGGTGAACAGCTCAATGCTGCCGCCGACAAGACCATGTGGGCCGGTTTGCTGGTGCTGTGTGTCGCTGCGGTTGTGATCGGCCTGCTCAGCCAGTGGCTGGTCAACCGCTCGCTGGTCAACCCCATCACCCACCTGATTACCCAGATCGACAAACTCAGCGAAGGGCGGCTCGGCGCTCCCATCACGGTGCAGCGGCAGGATGAGCTGGGCACTCTGGCCCGTGCCGCCAACCAGCTGCGCAGCTTCCTTGAGGAAACCTTCACCCGCCTGCAGCACAGCACCGCCGAGCTGGACCGCGCCAGCGGCGAGCTGAATACCATTGCGACCCGTATGGCCAAAGGCAGCCACGATCAGTTTGATCGCACCGATCAGGTGGCCACCGCCATGCAGGAGATGTCGGCCTCCTCTGCCGAGGTGGCCAAACACGCAGGCGATGCGGCCCACGCCGCCGACGAGGCAGAGCACAATGCACAGGAAGGCGGTCAGGTGATGCAGGAAACCATCCGGGCGATGGAAGACATGCTGGTGCAGATCAATCACACCAGTGAGGTGATCCGGCGGCTGGAAGGTGAAAGCACCCGCATCGGCAAGGTACTCGATGTGATTCAGGGCATTGCCGAACAGACCAATCTGCTCGCCCTCAACGCCGCCATTGAAGCCGCCCGGGCGGGGGATACCGGCCGCGGCTTTGCCGTCGTGGCCGATGAGGTGCGCACCCTGGCGCAGCGCACGGCAGAGTCCACTGCGGAGATTCAGCAGATCATCCACAACGTCCAGCATGGTGCCGAAGAAGCTTCCAGAGCCATCGGCAGCGGTCAGTCACGCAGTGAACTGGGGATGCAGCACGTCAACCGCGCCGGTGACCGGCTGCAGCAGATCACCCTGGCCATCGAATCGATTCGCGATATGAACCGGCAGATTGCCACTGCCGCCGAGCAGCAGACCAGCGTGGCGGAAGACATCAGCCGCAATATCACCCAGATCACCGATATTGCCAGCGCCAATCAGGAAGAGGTCAACAATACAGCTCGCGCCAGCAAGAACCTGCACCTGCTGTCCGGCGAGCTGCATGCCCTGACTCAGCGTATTTCTGCCTGA
- a CDS encoding sigma-70 family RNA polymerase sigma factor, with the protein MSVTSSDTLDIGQLYQAHQPWLQGWLKRQLGCRSLAADLSHDTFVQVLAGNAVDDIREPRAWLLVIARRVLFNFWRRRDLEQAYLEVLASLPEPLAPSEEERALVFEALAQLDQALAEVSQRARQVFLLSQLEQLTYAQIAEQLQISPMTVRRDMHAAIRACCQLQP; encoded by the coding sequence ATGTCAGTCACTTCTTCCGACACTCTGGATATTGGTCAGTTGTATCAGGCCCATCAGCCGTGGCTGCAGGGCTGGCTGAAACGTCAGCTGGGGTGTCGGAGTCTGGCGGCGGATCTTTCCCATGACACCTTTGTGCAGGTACTTGCAGGCAACGCGGTTGATGACATCCGTGAGCCGCGAGCCTGGCTGCTGGTGATTGCCAGACGGGTATTGTTCAACTTCTGGCGTCGTCGCGATCTGGAACAGGCCTATCTGGAAGTGCTGGCCAGTCTGCCGGAGCCGCTGGCGCCGTCTGAAGAAGAACGGGCACTGGTGTTTGAAGCCCTGGCACAGCTCGATCAGGCACTGGCTGAGGTCTCGCAGCGGGCCCGGCAGGTGTTTCTGCTCAGCCAGCTGGAACAGCTGACCTACGCGCAGATTGCCGAGCAGCTGCAGATCAGCCCGATGACGGTGCGCCGTGATATGCACGCGGCCATCCGCGCCTGCTGCCAGCTGCAGCCATGA
- a CDS encoding TonB-dependent siderophore receptor: MSSTFSLPAAATVVAVSSPSVERRQGFLRPTLLATAIALGSLSLQVQADSVQSFQVPAGPLAEVLLSIANQSGQAVSVDPSLVQGLQAQAVQGTMSVEQALREALQGTQLQVETTANGTYTVRPLTTSSGETLLPALDVSFSLGNNLGEVDGYQATHSSVATKTSKALLETSQSVSVVTAAQIEDQGSKTVQQSMRYTPGVFTNQIGASNRYDYVVMRGFADGSVDNIYIDGLKAMGDAGTYSTLQVDPYFLDRIDIVKGPSSVLYGRSLPGGLVALTSKKPLDEAYHEVQLTVGTQGQRGAGFDFSGPLGNSGKFNYRLVGLADYSDTQYDYAKEERYAIAPTLDVHLSDDTVLTLQAYLQHDPNGGYHSGVPASGSITRRDGQTISSHFFDGEPAYDGFSRTQQLLGYQLSHRFNDTWSFRQNVRYLDSKVENSQVYGYGYSSGNELTRYYSGADENLHAYAIDNLVQAEADWGSSHHTVLGGLDYQRRWGDVLWTSGTATGLDVFDPSYGGAVTIYPTWTTSYDRRLEQTGVYVQDLIDYGAWRFSLGGRQDWVDVSVTDRLYGGTTADSRQAFSGRAGALYLLDNGVAPYLSYSQSFNPNSYNDENGKPLAPTEGEQWELGLKFQPDDSDDLYTLALFHINQKNVATKEPQNNWYSSVGEVRSQGVELEAKSHLTEQLSLMAGYTYTDIVYARAEDGTEGNTPNQAPRHMASLWADYAFSHGLNLGGGVRYVGTSWADKENTLKVPAYTLVDMSVRYDLGQLGLKGLKASLNANNLLNKEYVASCYNLSYCYFGEERNVTATFKYQF; encoded by the coding sequence ATGTCATCCACTTTCTCCTTGCCAGCAGCAGCCACTGTCGTGGCTGTCTCATCCCCTTCAGTTGAACGCCGGCAAGGCTTTCTGCGGCCCACCCTGCTGGCCACGGCCATCGCACTGGGCAGCCTGTCGCTGCAGGTGCAGGCCGACAGTGTGCAGTCATTTCAGGTGCCCGCCGGGCCGCTGGCTGAAGTGCTGCTCAGTATTGCCAACCAGAGCGGGCAGGCTGTCTCGGTAGACCCTTCGCTGGTTCAGGGGCTGCAGGCTCAGGCAGTGCAGGGCACCATGAGTGTCGAACAGGCTCTGCGTGAGGCCCTTCAGGGGACGCAGCTGCAGGTCGAGACCACCGCCAACGGCACCTATACCGTGCGGCCCCTGACCACCTCATCCGGGGAAACCCTGCTGCCCGCGCTGGATGTCAGTTTCAGCCTGGGTAACAACCTTGGTGAAGTGGACGGCTATCAGGCGACCCACAGCAGTGTGGCGACCAAGACCAGCAAGGCCCTGCTGGAAACCTCGCAGTCGGTGTCGGTGGTCACCGCCGCCCAGATCGAGGATCAGGGCAGCAAGACGGTGCAGCAGTCGATGCGTTACACCCCCGGTGTGTTCACCAACCAGATCGGTGCTTCCAACCGTTATGACTATGTGGTCATGCGCGGTTTTGCCGATGGCAGCGTCGACAACATCTATATCGACGGCCTCAAGGCCATGGGCGACGCGGGTACCTACAGTACCCTGCAGGTGGATCCGTACTTTCTTGATCGTATCGATATCGTCAAAGGCCCGTCTTCCGTGCTTTATGGCCGCAGCCTGCCCGGTGGGCTGGTGGCGCTGACCAGCAAGAAGCCGCTGGATGAGGCCTATCACGAGGTACAGCTGACGGTGGGGACGCAGGGGCAGCGCGGGGCCGGCTTCGATTTCTCCGGCCCGCTGGGCAACAGTGGCAAGTTCAACTATCGGCTGGTCGGGCTGGCTGATTACTCCGACACCCAGTATGACTATGCCAAGGAAGAGCGCTATGCCATTGCGCCAACGCTGGATGTGCATCTCAGCGACGACACCGTCCTGACACTGCAGGCGTATCTGCAGCATGATCCCAATGGTGGTTACCACAGTGGCGTGCCTGCTTCCGGCAGTATCACCCGCCGTGACGGCCAAACCATCTCCAGTCATTTCTTCGATGGTGAACCTGCCTACGATGGCTTCAGCCGCACACAACAGCTGCTGGGCTACCAGCTCAGTCATCGCTTCAACGATACCTGGTCATTCCGCCAGAACGTGCGTTACCTGGACTCGAAGGTGGAAAACAGCCAGGTCTACGGTTACGGCTACAGCAGTGGTAACGAGCTGACCCGTTACTACTCAGGCGCTGACGAAAACCTGCACGCCTATGCCATCGACAACCTGGTACAGGCCGAGGCGGATTGGGGCAGCAGCCATCACACGGTGCTGGGCGGACTGGATTACCAGCGTCGCTGGGGGGATGTGCTGTGGACCTCCGGTACGGCGACCGGGCTGGACGTGTTTGACCCCAGCTATGGTGGCGCGGTGACCATCTACCCGACCTGGACCACCAGCTATGATCGCCGTCTGGAGCAGACCGGTGTCTATGTGCAGGATCTGATCGACTACGGTGCCTGGCGCTTCTCGCTGGGCGGGCGTCAGGACTGGGTGGATGTCAGTGTCACTGACCGGCTGTATGGCGGTACCACGGCAGACAGTCGTCAGGCATTCAGTGGCCGTGCCGGTGCGCTGTACCTGCTCGACAACGGCGTGGCTCCGTACCTGAGCTATTCACAGTCATTCAATCCCAACTCCTACAACGACGAGAACGGCAAGCCGCTGGCGCCGACCGAAGGCGAACAGTGGGAGCTGGGGCTGAAGTTCCAGCCGGACGACAGCGATGACCTCTATACTCTGGCGCTGTTCCATATCAATCAGAAGAACGTAGCCACCAAGGAGCCGCAGAACAACTGGTATTCCTCGGTCGGCGAGGTGCGTTCGCAGGGCGTGGAGCTGGAGGCCAAGAGCCATCTGACCGAGCAGCTCAGCCTGATGGCAGGCTACACCTACACGGACATCGTCTATGCCCGTGCCGAGGATGGCACCGAGGGCAACACGCCTAATCAGGCTCCCCGTCACATGGCCTCGCTGTGGGCGGATTATGCCTTTAGCCACGGCCTGAATCTGGGTGGCGGCGTGCGTTATGTCGGTACCAGCTGGGCGGACAAGGAAAACACCCTCAAGGTACCGGCCTATACGCTGGTGGATATGTCCGTGCGCTACGACCTCGGCCAGCTGGGGCTGAAAGGGCTGAAAGCCAGCCTCAATGCCAACAACCTGCTGAACAAGGAATATGTGGCGTCCTGCTATAACCTGTCGTACTGCTACTTCGGCGAAGAGCGCAACGTCACCGCCACATTCAAGTACCAGTTCTGA